In a genomic window of Chryseobacterium sp. G0162:
- a CDS encoding four helix bundle protein, giving the protein MGTIKRFEDLEIWKLSRELCKEVYHIVESIHLKNNFKLCSQIDGSSGSIMDNIAEGFERNGNREFIQFLSIAKASCGETRSQLYRVYDRNFISQEKFETLIEVTETLSKKINSFIKYLNTTDLKGTKYKP; this is encoded by the coding sequence ATGGGAACCATTAAAAGATTTGAGGACCTAGAGATCTGGAAGTTGTCGCGAGAACTTTGCAAAGAGGTTTATCATATCGTTGAATCTATTCATCTTAAAAATAATTTTAAACTTTGCAGCCAGATTGATGGCTCTTCAGGTTCCATTATGGATAATATAGCAGAGGGATTTGAGAGAAACGGAAATAGAGAATTTATTCAATTTCTTTCAATTGCAAAGGCTTCCTGCGGAGAAACAAGATCACAGTTATATCGGGTTTATGACAGAAATTTTATTTCACAGGAAAAGTTCGAAACTTTAATTGAAGTAACGGAAACATTAAGTAAAAAGATTAATTCTTTTATAAAATATTTAAATACAACAGATTTAAAGGGAACAAAGTATAAACCTTAA
- a CDS encoding DUF6263 family protein produces the protein MKNIAAIALLSSIALVSCKKETAKITKVDPKTGKTVTVEVPADSVAKVAENPAIRDSAGIVIQTFKLEKGKTYPLTTYQRDVKTMTDPQGKSITATSESTDEMNFVVNDIKGNVYDMTLNLVSKRSSQSAQGKTVVVDTKQPLPKEDDLKMIWNINKALTSNKLDMKMDTKGNVISITGFDAVYTKVTAAIGTLIKDANERASVVASLKQSFNEKVLKDQFSKNLSIIPKKGIKIGEKWTTSENADPNGTIKVTSNYVLKSLGNGTAEIAVTGGIPKKTEKKAQGPITHSMSSELAQNGTIKFDENTGWITNQNINVKTTQIESISDGKQSQSMKSVSNSSVMVNPSVK, from the coding sequence ATGAAAAACATAGCAGCAATAGCGCTATTATCATCTATAGCTCTTGTGTCTTGTAAAAAAGAAACAGCAAAAATCACGAAAGTAGATCCTAAAACAGGAAAAACAGTAACGGTAGAAGTTCCTGCGGATTCTGTAGCGAAAGTTGCAGAAAATCCGGCTATCAGAGATTCTGCTGGAATCGTTATTCAGACTTTCAAACTTGAAAAAGGGAAAACTTATCCTCTTACTACTTATCAGAGAGATGTAAAAACAATGACGGATCCTCAGGGGAAATCTATCACTGCGACTTCAGAATCTACAGATGAAATGAACTTCGTAGTAAACGATATCAAAGGGAATGTGTATGACATGACTCTTAACCTGGTTTCCAAAAGAAGTTCTCAGTCTGCACAAGGTAAAACAGTAGTAGTAGACACTAAACAGCCTCTTCCTAAAGAAGATGATCTTAAAATGATCTGGAATATCAACAAAGCGCTTACCAGCAACAAACTTGATATGAAAATGGATACCAAAGGAAATGTTATTTCTATTACAGGTTTTGATGCTGTTTATACAAAAGTTACAGCAGCTATAGGAACTCTTATTAAGGATGCTAATGAAAGAGCAAGCGTTGTAGCAAGTCTTAAACAGTCTTTTAATGAGAAAGTATTGAAAGATCAGTTCAGCAAAAATCTTTCTATCATTCCTAAAAAAGGGATTAAAATAGGAGAAAAATGGACAACTTCTGAAAACGCTGATCCAAACGGAACCATCAAGGTTACTTCAAACTATGTTTTAAAAAGCTTAGGAAACGGAACTGCTGAAATTGCTGTAACCGGAGGTATTCCTAAGAAAACTGAAAAGAAAGCTCAGGGACCTATCACCCACAGCATGAGCAGTGAACTTGCTCAGAACGGAACTATCAAATTTGATGAAAACACAGGATGGATCACCAACCAGAACATCAATGTAAAAACGACACAGATCGAAAGCATTTCAGACGGAAAACAATCTCAATCTATGAAGAGCGTTTCCAATTCTTCTGTAATGGTAAACCCTTCTGTAAAATAA
- a CDS encoding glycosyl transferase family 1: protein MEQKKILIITYYWPPAGGPGVQRWLKFAKYLPDFGWKPVIYTPENPSYPLMDETLMKDVPENIEIVRTKIWEPYQLAEKLNKSNKKFKAGQFDVGKNQSWKSKLSIWVRGNFFIPDARVFWVKPSITFLEKYLQENKIDTIVTSGPPHSLHLIGLGLKDQFPNLKWIADFRDPWTEISYYKHLKLTKSSDKKHRQLESAVFKNADITLATSYTDAYNFRKAGANAVCITNGFDESDSKENTAQQKESNTTFVLSYIGVLEQLRNPENLWKALDELVKENEEFAKYFSLKFVGRIDDKILNTLENSNLKNHILNLGYLSHGKAVEEMQTSEILLITNFPNESSKGIIPGKIFEYLASGKQILSFGPNQADVARILEETHAGKHFSYNDSETVKRFILEKFELWKNGNLSENTQHIDQFSRKNLTQQLVEIL, encoded by the coding sequence ATGGAACAAAAGAAAATATTAATTATCACCTATTACTGGCCTCCTGCGGGAGGCCCTGGTGTTCAAAGGTGGCTGAAATTTGCTAAATATCTGCCGGATTTTGGATGGAAACCGGTGATCTATACTCCAGAGAACCCAAGCTATCCACTGATGGATGAAACACTGATGAAGGATGTTCCTGAAAATATTGAAATCGTTAGAACCAAGATCTGGGAGCCTTATCAGCTTGCTGAAAAGCTTAATAAAAGCAATAAAAAATTCAAGGCTGGACAATTTGATGTAGGAAAAAATCAAAGCTGGAAATCCAAACTTTCTATTTGGGTAAGAGGGAATTTTTTCATTCCTGATGCCAGAGTTTTCTGGGTAAAACCCTCTATTACATTTCTGGAAAAATATTTACAGGAGAATAAGATTGATACCATTGTAACTTCTGGCCCGCCCCACTCCCTTCATCTGATTGGATTAGGCTTAAAAGATCAATTTCCCAACCTTAAATGGATTGCTGATTTCCGCGATCCATGGACAGAAATTTCCTATTATAAACATCTGAAGCTTACCAAGAGTTCAGATAAAAAACACCGTCAACTGGAAAGTGCTGTGTTTAAAAATGCCGACATTACCCTGGCAACAAGTTATACGGATGCCTATAATTTCAGAAAAGCAGGAGCCAATGCGGTTTGTATTACGAATGGTTTTGACGAAAGTGATTCAAAAGAAAACACAGCACAGCAAAAAGAGTCCAATACAACTTTTGTACTAAGTTATATCGGAGTTCTGGAACAACTTAGAAATCCGGAAAACCTTTGGAAAGCACTGGATGAACTGGTAAAGGAAAATGAAGAATTTGCAAAATATTTCAGCTTAAAATTTGTAGGCAGAATTGATGATAAGATTCTGAATACCCTAGAAAACTCAAATCTGAAAAATCATATTTTGAACTTGGGTTATCTTTCACATGGCAAAGCGGTGGAAGAAATGCAGACCTCAGAAATATTGCTGATTACCAATTTTCCGAACGAATCTTCAAAAGGAATTATTCCCGGAAAAATATTTGAGTATCTGGCCTCCGGCAAACAAATCCTTTCATTTGGCCCCAATCAGGCTGATGTTGCCAGAATACTGGAGGAAACCCATGCAGGGAAACATTTCAGCTATAATGATTCCGAAACCGTAAAAAGATTCATCCTTGAAAAGTTTGAACTTTGGAAAAACGGGAATCTTTCTGAAAACACACAACATATTGACCAGTTTTCCAGAAAAAATCTCACCCAACAACTGGTCGAAATTTTATAA
- a CDS encoding GIY-YIG nuclease family protein: MYTGVTNDLKNRLYWHQHPEAIDKSFTSKYKCFYLIYFEHFDVIKTAIAREKQIKGWTR, encoded by the coding sequence TTGTATACGGGTGTTACCAATGATTTGAAAAACAGATTATATTGGCATCAACATCCAGAAGCTATTGATAAGAGTTTCACATCAAAATATAAATGCTTTTATTTAATCTATTTTGAGCATTTTGATGTTATTAAAACCGCAATAGCAAGAGAAAAACAAATAAAAGGCTGGACTCGATAA
- the rlmB gene encoding 23S rRNA (guanosine(2251)-2'-O)-methyltransferase RlmB, with amino-acid sequence MKDDFIFGLRPVIEAIEAGKTIDKIFVQNALQGPIYAELKAILAKNKIRPNYVPVEKLNRFTRKNHQGVVAFISDVPFHKVEDLIPQLFEEGKTPFLLILDRLTDVRNFGAICRTAECVGIDAVIIPEKGAAPINSDAIKTSAGAIYNIKICKENNLAHAVDFLQQSGITVFSASEKAQKLIYDVDFTEPCAIVMGNEETGISKEVLHHSDEKIKLPIEGKTQSLNVSVACGAILYEAVRQKSLKIN; translated from the coding sequence ATGAAAGACGATTTTATTTTCGGGCTGCGTCCCGTGATTGAAGCAATTGAAGCGGGAAAAACGATTGACAAGATCTTTGTGCAAAATGCACTTCAGGGTCCTATTTATGCTGAACTAAAAGCGATTTTAGCGAAAAATAAAATCCGTCCCAATTATGTTCCGGTTGAAAAACTGAACCGTTTTACAAGAAAAAACCACCAAGGTGTAGTTGCTTTTATTTCAGATGTTCCATTTCATAAGGTGGAGGATCTTATTCCACAATTATTTGAGGAAGGGAAAACTCCTTTCCTGTTAATTTTGGATAGACTTACAGATGTAAGAAACTTTGGAGCCATCTGCAGAACGGCAGAATGTGTGGGTATAGATGCTGTCATTATTCCTGAAAAAGGAGCAGCTCCTATCAATTCTGATGCGATTAAAACTTCTGCAGGCGCTATTTATAATATTAAAATCTGTAAGGAAAACAATCTTGCTCATGCAGTAGATTTCCTTCAGCAGAGTGGAATTACTGTATTTTCTGCTTCTGAAAAAGCTCAGAAATTAATCTATGATGTAGACTTCACAGAACCATGCGCTATTGTTATGGGAAATGAGGAAACAGGAATTTCTAAAGAAGTATTACATCATTCTGATGAAAAAATAAAACTTCCTATTGAAGGAAAAACTCAATCTCTGAATGTTTCCGTAGCATGTGGAGCCATTTTGTATGAAGCGGTGAGACAGAAGAGTTTGAAAATAAATTAA
- a CDS encoding YfhO family protein: MAKNKNLIYIAVSLVVFIVLAFLYSTPVFSGKQLFQHDIVQYRGGAKELLDYRANTGNETYWSDSMFGGMPTYQMGSQFKGDIIKKIDSNLNFLPRPVNYLFLLFAGFFLLGMVVVRNWKYALLGATFFGLSTYFYIIIAAGHNGKVNTIEYFAPLLAGILLVYIRKQYIWGFIVTTLFMGLQIAANHPQMTYYLFLALGFLFLSELIRAIQKKTPMKHFLISSGIIAASCVIGVGMNSQRIMANSEYVKETVRGKQILTNDSHTSGKSGMDKESMLMWSYGQLETLNLFIPRLMGGGSQEPEAKEMMNKVQELVQENVGSQAEMDRISKGFSGMTYWGDQPGTSGPAYQGAIVCFLALLGFFFASKKYRYWILGASILTILLAWGSNFMPLSDFFIDYVPFYNKFRAPSSILVVVELLFPLIAILGLYRFFTDEKLTEEYKQKILMYVSGGTLGLLLVLLLFGKSLLGFSTAGEKTYFPPFLLDYLVDERYKLFKADAVKAFIYVAIAAAALFFSLKKKLSPNIALAVIGIVSLFDLWTVNKRYLNDENYVDKIFAENPFQTESSDLLVEKTQGNPNLESILSTVNINKALETIADKDKAHYRIYNQTLGVTSETNTSYFKASIGGYHAVKLRRYDDVLNAYINNIDSVRTPKILNLLNAKYMVFGGPDQPQVVPNPKANGNAWFVSDLKFVDTPNEEIKSIGEIDNKKTAVIAASDKAYFSNKPVQADSTAFINLTTYQPNELEFKSQSKTPQLAVFSEVYYPHGWKVLVDEKEVPYIKADYLLRAVHVPAGNHHIRMVFEPEVIEKGKWISLLSFGLFIALAAFGIFWMNKNKKKEALAEPSA; this comes from the coding sequence ATGGCAAAAAACAAAAACTTAATTTATATTGCAGTTTCATTAGTAGTATTTATAGTTTTAGCATTTTTATATTCCACTCCTGTATTTTCAGGAAAACAGCTTTTCCAGCATGATATTGTGCAATACAGAGGGGGAGCAAAAGAACTTCTAGACTATAGAGCTAACACAGGAAATGAAACCTATTGGAGTGACTCCATGTTCGGAGGAATGCCGACTTATCAGATGGGTAGCCAGTTTAAGGGCGATATCATCAAGAAAATCGACAGCAATCTGAACTTCCTGCCAAGACCGGTCAATTATCTCTTCCTGCTTTTTGCAGGTTTTTTCCTTTTGGGAATGGTAGTGGTCAGAAACTGGAAATATGCCTTACTGGGCGCAACCTTTTTCGGGCTTTCCACTTATTTCTATATCATTATTGCTGCGGGACACAATGGAAAGGTAAATACCATTGAGTATTTCGCACCGCTTTTAGCCGGTATTTTACTGGTTTACATCCGAAAACAATACATCTGGGGATTCATTGTTACGACCCTTTTTATGGGACTTCAGATTGCAGCGAACCACCCGCAGATGACCTATTATCTGTTTCTGGCTTTAGGATTTTTATTCCTTTCTGAATTAATCAGAGCGATCCAGAAAAAGACTCCGATGAAACATTTCCTTATTTCTTCAGGAATCATCGCAGCCTCTTGTGTTATAGGAGTTGGAATGAATTCCCAAAGAATCATGGCCAATTCTGAATATGTAAAGGAAACTGTTCGTGGAAAACAGATCTTAACCAATGACAGCCATACTTCAGGAAAATCCGGAATGGATAAAGAAAGTATGCTGATGTGGAGCTACGGGCAACTGGAAACTTTAAACCTTTTCATTCCAAGATTAATGGGTGGCGGAAGCCAGGAACCGGAAGCTAAGGAAATGATGAACAAGGTACAGGAGCTTGTTCAGGAAAATGTAGGTTCGCAGGCTGAAATGGACAGAATTTCGAAAGGTTTCAGCGGAATGACCTATTGGGGAGATCAACCGGGAACTTCAGGACCAGCATACCAGGGAGCTATCGTATGTTTCCTTGCGCTATTAGGCTTCTTCTTTGCATCAAAAAAATACCGTTATTGGATCTTAGGAGCTTCTATTCTGACCATTTTATTGGCCTGGGGAAGCAACTTTATGCCTTTATCCGATTTCTTTATTGATTATGTTCCGTTTTACAATAAATTCAGAGCACCTTCTTCTATCCTTGTGGTAGTAGAGTTGCTATTCCCTTTAATTGCTATTTTAGGATTATACAGATTCTTCACAGATGAAAAGCTGACAGAGGAATACAAACAGAAAATTCTGATGTATGTAAGTGGTGGGACTTTAGGGTTACTGTTAGTTCTTTTACTATTCGGTAAATCATTGCTAGGGTTTTCTACTGCGGGTGAGAAGACTTACTTCCCTCCTTTCTTGTTGGATTATTTAGTGGATGAAAGATATAAGTTATTTAAAGCAGATGCTGTAAAAGCATTTATCTATGTAGCAATTGCTGCTGCTGCTTTATTCTTTAGCCTGAAGAAAAAACTTAGTCCTAATATTGCTTTGGCAGTGATTGGTATAGTAAGTTTATTTGATCTGTGGACGGTTAACAAACGTTATTTAAATGACGAAAACTATGTAGACAAAATCTTTGCAGAAAACCCTTTCCAGACAGAAAGCTCAGATCTATTAGTAGAAAAGACACAAGGAAATCCAAACCTTGAATCTATTTTATCTACTGTAAATATTAATAAGGCTTTAGAGACTATCGCGGATAAAGACAAGGCACATTATAGAATTTACAACCAAACTCTAGGAGTTACCAGTGAGACCAACACCTCTTACTTTAAAGCTTCTATCGGAGGTTATCATGCTGTAAAGCTAAGAAGATATGATGATGTATTGAATGCTTATATCAACAATATCGACAGTGTGAGAACTCCTAAAATCCTTAACTTACTGAATGCAAAATATATGGTTTTCGGAGGTCCGGATCAGCCTCAGGTTGTTCCTAATCCTAAAGCCAACGGAAATGCATGGTTTGTAAGTGATCTTAAGTTTGTAGATACGCCTAACGAAGAAATTAAATCTATCGGGGAAATCGACAACAAAAAAACAGCTGTCATTGCAGCTTCTGACAAGGCTTATTTCAGTAATAAACCAGTTCAGGCTGACTCTACAGCATTTATCAATCTAACGACCTACCAACCTAACGAACTAGAATTTAAATCGCAGTCTAAAACACCTCAATTGGCTGTTTTTTCTGAAGTCTATTATCCGCACGGATGGAAGGTTCTTGTCGATGAAAAAGAGGTTCCTTATATCAAAGCTGATTATTTGCTTCGTGCGGTACACGTTCCTGCAGGAAATCACCACATCAGAATGGTATTTGAACCGGAAGTGATTGAAAAAGGAAAATGGATCTCACTTTTAAGCTTCGGATTATTTATTGCATTGGCTGCCTTTGGAATTTTCTGGATGAATAAGAACAAGAAAAAAGAAGCTTTAGCTGAACCGAGTGCCTAA